A DNA window from Ipomoea triloba cultivar NCNSP0323 chromosome 10, ASM357664v1 contains the following coding sequences:
- the LOC116031994 gene encoding uncharacterized protein LOC116031994: MEHDPELRDGSERNVTTVLVEELELRETEVHEIQQKADQALLEAKKLTSQYQKEADKCTSGMETCEEAREKAEAALEAQRRVTAMWELRARQKGWKDNLIAASIESVQTALGGGDTTLSVNDF, encoded by the coding sequence ATGGAGCATGATCCGGAGCTGAGAGATGGATCAGAGAGGAATGTGACAACTGTTTTGGTGGAGGAGCTAGAGCTAAGGGAAACTGAAGTTCATGAAATACAGCAGAAAGCAGATCAGGCGCTTTTGGAGGCAAAGAAGCTGACTTCCCAGTATCAGAAAGAGGCAGACAAGTGCACTTCCGGGATGGAAACCTGCGAGGAGGCCCGGGAGAAAGCCGAGGCGGCGCTGGAGGCGCAGAGACGGGTTACCGCCATGTGGGAGCTTCGGGCTCGACAGAAAGGCTGGAAAGACAACCTCATAGCTGCCAGCATTGAAAGTGTCCAAACTGCTCTTGGTGGAGGAGACACAACCTTGTCTGTCAATGATTTCTag